The genomic window TCGAGCCCGGCGCCGAGCTGCCGCCGCTGCACGACATCGAGGAAGACCTCGAAAAGATGCGCCGCGACCGCGAGCGCCTGGGCGCAGTCAACCTGCGCGCTGAGGAAGAGCTGCGCGAGGTCGAGACCCAGCACACCGGCCTCGTCACCGAGCGCGACGATTTGGTGGAGGCCATCAAGCGGCTGCGCCAAGGCATCCAGAGCCTCAACAAGGAAGCGCGCGAGCGGCTCCTGACCTCGTTCGAGATCGTCAACAACCACTTCAAGCGCCTGTTCGTCGAGCTGTTCGGCGGCGGCGAGGCCGCGCTGCATCTGATCGAGAGCGACGACCCGCTGGAAGCCGGTCTCGAAATCATCGCCAAGCCGCCGGGCAAGAAGCCGCAAACGCTGTCCCTGCTCTCCGGCGGCGAGCAGGCGCTGACCGCGATGGCGCTGATCTTTGCGGTATTCCTCACCAACCCCTCGCCGATCTGCGTGCTGGACGAAGTTGACGCACCGCTCGACGACCACAACGTCGAACGGTACTGCAACCTGCTGCACGAGATGACCGGCTCGACCGACACCCGTTTCATCATCATCACGCACAATCCGATCACGATGGCGCGGATGAACCGGCTATTCGGCGTCACCATGGCCGAGCGCGGCGTCTCGCAGCTGGTGTCGGTGAGCCTCGCAGAGGCCGTGGACATTCTCGACCAGAACGTGGCGTGACGCTGCAGTCGGTCCGCCCCCATTGACGTCATCATCCGCCTTGTGCGCAAATTGCGCACTGGAGCGGATGATCCAATACGCCGCGGCTTCTTGGTTGACGGCTACCGTCTCGGAGTACTGGATGCCCCGCCTGCGCGGGGCATGACCGCGGATGATGATCTCACCCAACCTCCCCGCCGAACTCAAAGCCGCCCTCGAGGCCAAGCTCCGGGGCTTTTCGCGCAGCGACGCCGCACAACGATCGCAGAAAATATCGACCACCTATCGCGCTGGCGGCGGCTCCGGCACGATCAAGTCGGAGGCCGATGCCCTCGCCTATGCGCTGGCGCGCATGCCGGCGACCTATGCGGCCGTCGCCGCAAGCCTGAATGCGCTGACCGAGATCGCGCCGGACTTCGCTCCGGAAACACTGCTCGACGTTGGCGCCGGCCCGGGCACCGCCAGCTGGGCCGCTGCCGAGGCGTTTCCGTCGCTGCAAGATTTCACCCTACTCGACGCCAACAGCACGCTCAGCCGGCTGGCGCTCGAATTGGCGCGCGACAGCTCGCGGTTGTCGGACTGCCGTTATCTGCCCGGTGACGCGGGCGGTAACCTCGCCGAGGTCTCGCAAGCCGATCTCGTTGTTGCCAGCTACATCATCGGCGAGCTCAGCGAGGCAGATCAGCGCAAGCTCGCGGAGGCCATGTGGGCCAAGGCGCGGCACGCGCTGGTGGTGATCGAGCCCGGTACGCCAGCCGGCTACGCCCGTATCCTCGCGCTGCGCCAGCAGCTGATCGTGGCGGGCGCCTATGTCGCCGCGCCCTGCCCGCACGAAAAGCCCTGCCCGCTCATCGCGCCCGACTGGTGCCATTTCAGCCAACGCCTGCCGCGCTCGCAGGCGCACCGGCAGATCAAGGGCGCCGAAGTGCCATTCGAGGACGAGCGCTTCATCTACGTCGCCCTGACCCGCACGCCGCCTAGAAGCCGCGCCGCCCGCGTGCTGGCACCACCGGATGTCAACAAGGCCGAGATCAATGCAAAGCTTTGCACCGAGGACGGTGTCGCTATCACCAAGGTCCCGCGACGCGACAAGCCCGCCTATGCGGACGCCCGGCGCTGGCGCTGGGGCGATGCGATCATGTCCGAAAGTTAACCTCGTCCGGCACTTTGGCCTTGAACTTGGGTGGTTCCTGATCCGACCAAGCCTTACCTCCCCTCTGCGCCGGGCTCTCGCTTCGCGCCAATTTGGTCTACCCTAGCGCCCGCCTTCTTCCCCCTTCAGGAGTTCTCCATGTCGACCGGCTGGATCGTTCTCGGCGTCATCGTCGTCCTCGTGCTGTTCGCCTTCAGCGCCTACAACCGCCTGGTGGCGCTGAGCCAGCGCGTCGGCCAGGCCTTTGCCGACATCGACGTCCAGCTCAAGCAGCGCCACGACCTGATTCCGAACCTGGTCGAGACGGTGAAGGGCTACGCCTCGCACGAGCGCGGCACGCTCGACGACGTCATCAAGGCGCGCAACTCGGCGATGTCGGCGCAGGGACCGGCGCAGGTATCCGCGGCCGAGAACCAGCTCTCCGGCGCGCTCGGCCGGCTGATCGCGCTGTCGGAGGCCTATCCCGACCTCAAGGCCAACGCCAATTTTCAGCAGCTGGCATCCGAGCTCTCCGACCTTGAGAACAAGATCGCGGCGAGCCGCCGCTTCTTCAACAATGCAGTCCAGGAATACAACACCGGCATCCAGCAGATGCCCGCTGCGCTGTTCGCCGGCATGTTCGGCTTCACCAGGAAGGAGTTCTTCGATCTCGGCACCAGCCGCACCGAGGTCGAGGCGGCGCCGCAGGTGAAGTTCTGATTTGAGCCGATAGGCCGGCAGGGCACCCGCGTCATGGCCGCGTATGGTCTCTACACGCACATCGCCTCGAACAAGTTTCGTTCGATGCTGCTGCTCGCCGGCCTGTTCATGCTGGTCTACGTGCTGGTCTATGCCGGCGCGCTGGTCGCCGAAGTCGTCATCAACGGCAATGGCACGGTGGCCTACTATCTGAGCCGCGCCTTCGCCGACCTGCTCAAAGCCGCGCCCTTCGCGACCATTGCGGCGATCGCCTGGATCGCGATCGCCTATTTCTTCCACCAGTCGATGATCGACGCCGTGACCGGCGGCCACGACGTCACCCGGCAGGAGGAGCCGCGGCTCTACAACCTGCTCGAAAACCTCTGCATCTCGCGCGGCATCACCATGCCGAAGCTGAAGATCATGGAGAGCCCGGCGCTGAACGCGTTCGCGACCGGCCTCAATCCGCGGCAATATTCCATCACCGTCACCACCGGTCTCCTCGATGCGCTGAACGACAAGGAGATCGAGGCGGTGCTGGGCCACGAGCTGACCCACATCAAGAACGGCGACGTGCAGCTCATGGTGGTCGCCGTCATCATCGCCGGCGTGGTCGGCTTCTTCGGTGAATTGTTCTTCCGCCTGTTCACGAGCTTTGACTGGAGCCCCAGCTCCGGCGGCTCGTGGTCCTCAGGCTCCTCCTCTTCGTCGCGGTCGTCCTCGTCGTCGAGCGACAGCAAGAGCTCCGGCGGCGGCGCAATCATCGTCATCATCATCGCGGTCGTGCTGATCGTGCTGGCTTGGCTGCTGTCGCAGGTGGTCAAGCTCGCGCTGTCGCGGTCGCGCGAATATCTCGCCGACGCCGGCTCGGTCGAGCTGACGAAAGACCCCGACGCCATGATCTCGGCGCTGCGCAAGATCGAGGGCCGCGGCGAGCTGCCGGGCGCGACCTCGGCGGTGATGGAGCTCTGCGTCGACAACCCGCGCGAGGGCTTTGCCGATCTGTTCGCGACCCACCCCTCGGTGCAGTCCCGGGTCGACGCGCTGGTCAAGTTTGCCGGCGGCCGCGACCCCGGCCCCCTGCCGACGCTCACGGAGGAGACGGAGGAGCTGGGGGCGCAAGCCGACCGGCAGCAGGACGCCCCGCCGCCGTTGCGCCATGGCCCGTGGGATGACGCCGACGGATCGGCCAGCCCACCGCCCGTGCCCGCCCCCAGTCGCTCCGGAACCGCCCCCAGCAACCCGGCAGGCAATCCTATGGGTAACTCTATGGATCCTTGGGGCCGCCATTGAGCACCTGATTCCCGCCACACGCGGCGAGTTTCACCGCGATTGGGAAAAACCTCGGGAATTGCCGTAACTGGGGGCCTGCGGAATTGAATTCTCCCTTGTTTCTGCCATGTTCGCGCCCAACAGCAGACTTGGGACATCGATTTGGGGCCCGGCCGATTGCGACCTAGCGATCGGGGGCGCGCGTTAGGGGACAGCAATGGCAAAGCCGGCAGTGGTTGTGGTGGGCGCGGACAAGGGCGGGGTCGGCAAGACCACGGTGTCGCGTACCTTGCTCGATTATTTTTCCGCCAACAACGTGCCGACGCGTGCGTTCGACACGGAGTCGCCGCGCGGAACCCTGAAGCGCTTCCACCCCGACATCACCGAGATCGTCGACATGACGACCACGGCCGACCAGATGAAGATCTTCGACACGCTCAACGCGGTGAGCCCGTCGGTGACCGTCATCGACGTCCGCGCCGGCCTGCTCTCGCCGGCGCTGGCGTCGCTGCGCGACATCGGCTTCCTCGACGCCGCCAAGGCCGGCCAGATCACCTTCGCGGTGTTCCACATCCTCGGCCCCTCGATCGCCTCGCTGGAGGAGATCGCCGAGACCGCGGGCTTCATGAACGGCGCAAAATATTTCCTGGTGAAGAACTTCATCAACGACACCCAGTTCTTCCAGTGGGACCAGTCGACCTACAATTCCTACTTCCACCGCATCAAGGACGCGACCGAGCTGACCATCCCCAAGCTCAATGAAATGGCCTATGAGCAGGTCGAGGTCTCCTCCGTCCCATTCCTGAAATTCGTCGCCAACAAGGGCATGAACGACGACGCCGCGAACTATTCGTTCGTGCTGCGCGGCTATGTCCGGCATTGGCTCGCGAATGTCTGGAGCGAGTTCGACCGGATCCGGCTGACCGACATCGTCGGTTCGAAACCCGTCACTCGCAACAGCGAAAAATAGTTGCGCAAGCAGGGCTGATACGGCTGGATTGGGCGACAAGTTCGCTCAGATAATGCGTAATGCCCGCGACACCCGTCTACATCATCTGCTCGCCCCGCCCGCAGGTCGGCAAGACCCTGCTGGCGCGGCTATTGAGCGAATTCCTGCTGCTCAAGAATGGTGACGTCGCGGCCTTCGACGTCAACCTGAAGGAGCCGTCGCTGCTGGATTACTTGCCGAAGATCACCGAGACCGCCGACGTGATCGACACCTACGGCAAGATGCAGCTGATGGACCGCGTCATCGTCGATGATGGCCTTGCCAAGGTGATCGACCTCGGCTTCCACGCCTTCGACGAGTTCTTCAAGATGACCGACGAGATCGGCCTCTTGAAGGAGGCGGCCCGCCGTCACGTCGCGCCTCAGATCCTGTTCGTCGCCGACACCGACCGCGTTTCGGCCCGCGCGCACGAGATGCTGCGCGCGCAGATCCCGCGCATGAACCTGATCACGGTCGACAACGAATATGTCGTGCGCGGCGAGCTGCCACCGGCGATGGCGACCGGCCGGCTGTTCCGCCTGCCCGCGCTGCCGGGTTTCCTGAAGACCTATATCGACCGGCTGAACTTCTCCTTCACCGGCTATCTGCGCCAGGAGAAGGATTCCTCGACCGAGCTGCACCAGTGGACCCGGCGAAACTACATCGCCTTCCGGGAGCTCGAGCTGAACCTGATTCTGCAGCGATCGTAGCCTGGAATTACCCGGGCTCTATATTGGTCAATGCCCCTCGAACGTCATCAGCGTGCGCACGGGCACGTCCATGGCGCGCAGCTTGGCGGCGCCGCCGAGTTCGGGCAGGTCGATGATGAAGCAGGCCGCGACGACGTTGGCGCCGATCTGGCGCAACAGCTTCACCGCGCCCTCCGCGGTGCCGCCGGTGGCAATGAGATCGTCGACCAGGATCACGCGCTCGCCGGGCAGGATGGCGTCGACATGCATCTCCATCTCGTCGATGCCGTATTCGAGGGAGTAAGCGATGCGCACGGTGGTGTGCGGCAGTTTGCCTTTCTTGCGGATCGGCACGAAGCCGGCCGAGAGCTGATGCGCCACTGCGCCGCCGAGGATGAAGCCGCGCGCCTCCATGCCGGCGACCTTGTCGATCTTGTTGCCGGCCCAGGGATTGACGAGCTCGTCGACCGCGCGGCGGAAGGCGCGCGCATCCGCAAGCAAGGTCGTGATGTCGCGGAACATGATCCCTGGCTTGGGATAGTCGGGAATGGTGCGGACGCTCGCCTTCAGATCGTGGTCAAAGGTCATTGGTGCCTCTCAATCAACGCGCGCATCCAGCCGGAACGCGTTTTCAACAATACGCAGCCCCACCTCGCCGCCAAGCGACATCAGCGATTCCGGGTGGAATTGCACGCCGGCGACGGGCAGGGTCTTGTGCTCGAGCGCCATGGCGACGCCGTCCTCGGTACTGGCGGTGACGTTCAGAACTTCGGGCATGCTGTCGCGCTCGACGAACAGCGAGTGATAGCGGCCGATGACGATCTCGTTCGGCAGATTGCGCATCAGGCGGCCGCCGCGCACCTGCACCCGCGAGGGCCGGCCGTGGGCGGGATGGGTGAGCTGGCCGAGTTCGCCGCCAAAATATTCGCCGATCGCCTGCACGCCGAGGCAGACGCCGAACACCGGCAGCCTCTTCTCCAGCGCCGCATCGATGGTCCTCTTGATCGCGAAATCCTCCGGCCTGCCGGGGCCGGGCGACAGCACCAGCAAATCCCACTTCTTCTGCTTGAGCATGTCGAGCGCATGCACATAGCGGACCACGGTGACGCTGGCACCGACCTGGCGGAAATAGTCGGCGAGCATATGGACAAAACTGTCGTCGTGATCGATCAGCAGCACCTGCTTGCCGCTTCCGGTGGCATCGGGCGCAAAGGTCGATAGCGGCTTTGGCGGATCGCCGCGCAGCGCCTGGAACAGGGCGGCGGCCTTGACCTGGCATTCGCGGTCTTCCGCGGCGGGATCTGAATCGAACAGGCAGGTCGCGCCGACACGCACTTCAGCCAAGCCATCCTTCATGCGGATGGTGCGGATGGTAAGACCAGTGTTGATGCTGCCGTCGAAATTCACCGCGCCGATCGCGCCGGCATACCAGCGCCGCGGCGAGCGCTCGTGATCCTCGACGAACTGCATCGCCCAGAGCTTTGGCGCGCCTGTTACCGTCACCGCCCAGGCGTGGGTGAGGAAGGCGTCGAGCGCGTCGAAGCCGGGGCGCAGCATGCCCTCGACGTGGTCGACGGTGTGGAACAGCTTCGAATAGGTCTCGATCTGCCGCCGCGCCAGCACCTTGATGGTGCCGGGCACGCAGACGCGCGCCTTGTCGTTGCGGTCGACGTCGGTGCACATGTTGAGCTCGAACTCGTCCTTCTCCGAGTTCAGGAGCTGGCGGATCTGCTCGGCATCGCCGATCGCATCGGTGCCGCGTGCGATCGTGCCTGATATCGGGCAGGTCTCGACGCGGCGGCCGTCCGAGCGCACGAACATCTCCGGCGAGGCCGAGACGAGAAACTCGCCCTCGCCGAGATTCATCAGCGCGCCGTAGGGCGAGGGGTTGATGACGCAGAGGCGCTGGAACACTTCGGCCGGCGAGCGGTCGCAGGGCTCGGCGAAGAGCTGGCCCGGGACCGCCTCGAACAGATCGCCACGCGCGAAGGCTGCGCGCGCCGTCTCGACGGTGGCCTGATATTCGCCGGGCGCGTGATCGGCAAAGCCCTGGCGCGGCGTCTTCAGATATGGGCTGTCGGCCGTCTCGCGCGGCAGGCCTTCGGTCGACTTGCCCTTCCAGGCGAAATCGTAAGTGAGCACCACGCCGCGGCCGGTAGCGCGGTCATAGGCCAGCAGGCGATCGGGCACGTAGAGCACGATGTCGCGCTGGTCGCTCTCTCGCGCCCGCTTCTGCACGAGATCTTCGATCTGGAAGACGAGGTCGTAGGCAAAAGCGCCGAACAGGCCGAGCAGCCCGTCGTCATTGGCGGAGAAGGCGGCGACGAGATCGCGCACCAGCGACATCACGCTGGCACGCCGGGTGCGCTGGTCCTCCTCGACCGGCGCATCGCCGCGGATGATGTGACCTGTAAGCCGCGTGGCTGTCTTCTCGGAGATCACCACGCAGGGCTCGCGCAGGACCTCAGTGAGAAAGGTGATCAGCACCTGCCCGCGTTGGTTCAGCGCTTCCAGCTTGAAATTGACGCCTGATGTCTCGAGCTTGAGCGGCGGGTCGGAGAAGCCGAGATCGAAGCTCTCATAGCGGCCGGGCACGGTCGTGCCCGAGGACAGCACCACGCCGCGGCGGCGGTCGAGCAGGCTAACGAGATCGTCGAGCCGGCTCGCGCCGCCGGTGAACTGCTCGGCCACGCGCGTGATCGCGAGACCTGCACGGGTCACATAGTCGCTTCTGGCCGGGAGGGCAAAGACTGTCCTGTTCATGTCGTCCTCTTACGAAACTTGCCGAGGGAACGCCACACAGGACAAACGATCAGGCCGCCGCACTGCGTTGGCGACCTCAGACGATTTGGGAAAGGAAAATCGCACGGCCACCTCGTTAGGAGGTGCGCCACCAGAGACGGGCTGGGCGGACGGCGGTGCTCATGGGGCGGATACTCACCATGGCGCGGGGGCGGCGTCAAGGGCGGCGCCAAGGGCTGTAGCCCGGATGGAGCGCAGCGTAATCCGGGGTCATGCCACGAGACAATCCCCGGATTACGCTTCGCTCCATCCGGGCTACGGGCTATCAGCCGAGATGCTTTCGGAAAAACTCCGTCGCCCTGCCCCAGGCGAGCTCGGCGGCCTCGCGGTCGTGCACGGCCTGGCGCTGCTCGTTGACGAAGGCGTGCTCGGCGTCATAGCGGAACAGCTCCAGCGACTTGCCGGCGGCCTTCATGGCCTTTTCGAAGCCATTGACCAACTCCGGCGTGCACCAATCGTCCTTGTTGGCGAAGTGAGCCTGGAGCGGGATCTTGACGTCGGCGGGCTTGGCCGCCTGCTCCGGCGGGATGCCGTAGAACACGACGCCGGCCGCGAGCTCCGGGATCTTGGTCGCGCCGATGATAGTGACGGCGCCGCCGAGGCAGAAGCCTGTTAGCCCGACCTTGGCGCCGTTGCGCGACAGATACTGCGTGGCGCCGCGCACGGTCTGCGTGGTGACGTCCATGAAGTCGAGCGAGTTCATCTCCTTGTTGGCGCTGTCCGTGTCGTGATAGGGCACCACCTTGCCCTTGTAGAGATCCGGCGCCAGCGCATCGAAGCCCGCGAGCGCAAAGCGATCGCACAGGCCCTTGATCTGGTCCGACAGGCCCCACCATTCCTGGATCACGACCACGCCCGGCGCGTTGCCGCGCCCGGCATTGGCGAGATAGCCCGAGGCGTCCTTGCCGTCCGGGCGCTTGAAGGTGATGGTGGTTCCCATGGTGTCCTCCGATGAGTTTTGGGGGAGCGGTTGTGGGTATTCTGGCGGGTGCAAGAGGATGAAGCAATCCACACTCACGTCATTCCGGGGCGCCCGCAGGGGCGAACCCGGAATCCGTCGGGCTACGGCGTTGGTGGAGGAATGGATTCCGGGCTCGATGCTGCGCATCGCCCCGGAATGACAGCCCAACAAAAAAGCCCCCTCGCGGGGGCTTCTTCATTCTCGTCTCGCGCCACTCAGTGCGAGCCGGCCCAGACCTTCTTCTTGGTGAAGTACATCAGGCCCGCGAAGATGATCAGGAACACGAACACCTGGAAACCGAGGCGCTTGCGCGCTTCCATGTGCGGCTCTGCGGTCCACATCAGGAACGTGGTGACGTCCTTGGCGTATTGCGCGACCGTGGTCGGCGAGCCGTCATCGTAGGTCACCTGGCCGTCGCTGAGCGGCTTCGGCATCTTGATGGCGTGACCCGGGAAGTACTTGTTGTAATAGGAGCCTTCCGGGATGGTGACGCCCTCGGGCACCTTCTCTTCAAAGCCCTGAAGCACGGCCGCGACGTAATCCGGACCCTGCTCCT from Bradyrhizobium zhanjiangense includes these protein-coding regions:
- a CDS encoding small ribosomal subunit Rsm22 family protein, producing the protein MMISPNLPAELKAALEAKLRGFSRSDAAQRSQKISTTYRAGGGSGTIKSEADALAYALARMPATYAAVAASLNALTEIAPDFAPETLLDVGAGPGTASWAAAEAFPSLQDFTLLDANSTLSRLALELARDSSRLSDCRYLPGDAGGNLAEVSQADLVVASYIIGELSEADQRKLAEAMWAKARHALVVIEPGTPAGYARILALRQQLIVAGAYVAAPCPHEKPCPLIAPDWCHFSQRLPRSQAHRQIKGAEVPFEDERFIYVALTRTPPRSRAARVLAPPDVNKAEINAKLCTEDGVAITKVPRRDKPAYADARRWRWGDAIMSES
- a CDS encoding LemA family protein, yielding MSTGWIVLGVIVVLVLFAFSAYNRLVALSQRVGQAFADIDVQLKQRHDLIPNLVETVKGYASHERGTLDDVIKARNSAMSAQGPAQVSAAENQLSGALGRLIALSEAYPDLKANANFQQLASELSDLENKIAASRRFFNNAVQEYNTGIQQMPAALFAGMFGFTRKEFFDLGTSRTEVEAAPQVKF
- a CDS encoding M48 family metallopeptidase, which gives rise to MAAYGLYTHIASNKFRSMLLLAGLFMLVYVLVYAGALVAEVVINGNGTVAYYLSRAFADLLKAAPFATIAAIAWIAIAYFFHQSMIDAVTGGHDVTRQEEPRLYNLLENLCISRGITMPKLKIMESPALNAFATGLNPRQYSITVTTGLLDALNDKEIEAVLGHELTHIKNGDVQLMVVAVIIAGVVGFFGELFFRLFTSFDWSPSSGGSWSSGSSSSSRSSSSSSDSKSSGGGAIIVIIIAVVLIVLAWLLSQVVKLALSRSREYLADAGSVELTKDPDAMISALRKIEGRGELPGATSAVMELCVDNPREGFADLFATHPSVQSRVDALVKFAGGRDPGPLPTLTEETEELGAQADRQQDAPPPLRHGPWDDADGSASPPPVPAPSRSGTAPSNPAGNPMGNSMDPWGRH
- a CDS encoding adenine phosphoribosyltransferase, whose translation is MTFDHDLKASVRTIPDYPKPGIMFRDITTLLADARAFRRAVDELVNPWAGNKIDKVAGMEARGFILGGAVAHQLSAGFVPIRKKGKLPHTTVRIAYSLEYGIDEMEMHVDAILPGERVILVDDLIATGGTAEGAVKLLRQIGANVVAACFIIDLPELGGAAKLRAMDVPVRTLMTFEGH
- a CDS encoding anthranilate synthase component I → MNRTVFALPARSDYVTRAGLAITRVAEQFTGGASRLDDLVSLLDRRRGVVLSSGTTVPGRYESFDLGFSDPPLKLETSGVNFKLEALNQRGQVLITFLTEVLREPCVVISEKTATRLTGHIIRGDAPVEEDQRTRRASVMSLVRDLVAAFSANDDGLLGLFGAFAYDLVFQIEDLVQKRARESDQRDIVLYVPDRLLAYDRATGRGVVLTYDFAWKGKSTEGLPRETADSPYLKTPRQGFADHAPGEYQATVETARAAFARGDLFEAVPGQLFAEPCDRSPAEVFQRLCVINPSPYGALMNLGEGEFLVSASPEMFVRSDGRRVETCPISGTIARGTDAIGDAEQIRQLLNSEKDEFELNMCTDVDRNDKARVCVPGTIKVLARRQIETYSKLFHTVDHVEGMLRPGFDALDAFLTHAWAVTVTGAPKLWAMQFVEDHERSPRRWYAGAIGAVNFDGSINTGLTIRTIRMKDGLAEVRVGATCLFDSDPAAEDRECQVKAAALFQALRGDPPKPLSTFAPDATGSGKQVLLIDHDDSFVHMLADYFRQVGASVTVVRYVHALDMLKQKKWDLLVLSPGPGRPEDFAIKRTIDAALEKRLPVFGVCLGVQAIGEYFGGELGQLTHPAHGRPSRVQVRGGRLMRNLPNEIVIGRYHSLFVERDSMPEVLNVTASTEDGVAMALEHKTLPVAGVQFHPESLMSLGGEVGLRIVENAFRLDARVD
- a CDS encoding dienelactone hydrolase family protein — protein: MGTTITFKRPDGKDASGYLANAGRGNAPGVVVIQEWWGLSDQIKGLCDRFALAGFDALAPDLYKGKVVPYHDTDSANKEMNSLDFMDVTTQTVRGATQYLSRNGAKVGLTGFCLGGAVTIIGATKIPELAAGVVFYGIPPEQAAKPADVKIPLQAHFANKDDWCTPELVNGFEKAMKAAGKSLELFRYDAEHAFVNEQRQAVHDREAAELAWGRATEFFRKHLG